GCCAGCCCTATCACCACGAGCAGCATCAGGTCCGGCACGGCGCCGGGCAGGCCCAGCCGGGCGAGGACGCTGACCTGGACGACCAGCGCCACCACGATCAGGACCGCGGAGAGCAGGATGCGGTGCAGCCACATGCCGGTCGGCCTTTCTCAGCTCTGTCGGTACCGCGTTGTCTCAGTGCGGCGTTTCGGTGATGGGCCGGGCCATCAGTACAGCGGTACCGCACGGCGGCGGCCCCGCGTCGCTGACACGCCGTCCGTCCGACGGACCGTCACAGTGACGCCACGTCAGCAGCACGGCCGTCAGTGGCCGGTGGCCGGCTTCGCCGGCAGCACGGCGTAGCGGGGGTCGGTCGCGGGCGGCTGGACGACCACGCCGACCAGGTCGAGCGTGGTGAAGCTGACGAAGGGCTGGACCAGCACGGTCCGGGTCAGCTGGCCCGGGGTGTTCTCGACCCGGACCACGGTGCCGACCGGCACCCCGGGCACGAACGGGCGGTCGTTCTGCGAGCCGAAGGTCACCAGCCGGTCGCCGGTCCTGACCCGCGCCTGTCCGTTCAGCAGTTCGACCCGCATCGGGCCGTTGCCCTGACCGGTCGCGAAACCGATCTCGCCGCTGCCCTCCATCCGGGTGCCGACGCCGAAGTCCGGGTCGCTGGCCAGCAGCACCGTCGAGGTCTCCGGGCTGACCGTGGTGACCCGGCCCACCAGGCCGTCGCCGTTGATGACGGTCATGTCGCGGCTGATGCCGTCATTGCTGCCGATGTCGATGGTGACGGTCCAGGAGAAGCCCTGGGCCGCCCCGATCGCGACGACCTGGGCGGCCTTGATGGTGTACTGGCCCGCCCCGGCCACGCCGAGCAGCTTGGTCAGCTCGGCGGAGCGGCTCTGGACCAGGTCCGAGCTGGAGACCTGCTGCTTCAGCCGGGCGTTCTGCTGCTCCAGTGCGCGGATGCGGTCGCCGCTGGTCCCGGACTCGCGCAGCGAGCGGAAGGCGTCGGAGACCGGCTGGACCGCCCCGGCGACCCCGGTCTCGACCGGGCCGAGGACGGAGGCGGCCGTGTCCCGGGCCCCGTTCAGGGGCGAGTGGTCGCCGCCTCGGATGTCGACGGTGATCAGTGCGAACGCGACGGCGACCAGCAGGACGAGCAGGAGCCGACTTTCTCGTGTGTCCCTCACGGTCCTCGGCGGGGCCCTTCAAGAGGTGCGGAGCTCCCGGGAGCTGTGGTTCCCGGGACCTGTCAGGATACTGATGGTGCGTCAATCAGCGGGGGCTCAGCGACGCGGCTGGGAGTCCAGCACCTGCTGCAGCGCCTCGAACTCCTCGACGCACTTGCCGGCGCCCAGGGCGACCGAGTCGAGCGGGTTCTCGGCGATGTGGACCGGCATGCCGGTCTCCCGGCGCAGCCGTTCGTCGAGGCCGCGCAGCAGCGCGCCGCCCCCGGTGAGCACGATGCCCCGGTCCATGACGTCGCCCGCGAGCTCCGGGGGGCACTGGTCGAGGGTCGTCTTCACCGCGTCGACGATGGCGTTGACCGGCTCCTCGATCGCCTGGCGGACCTCGGCGGCGGAGATCACCACGGTCTTCGGCAGGCCGCTGACCAGGTCGCGGCCACGGATCTCGCTGTGCTCCTCCTTGTCCCCGTCGATCGGGAAGGCGGAGCCGATGGTCATCTTGATCTGTTCGGCGGAGCGCTCGCCGAGCAGCAGCGAGTACTCCTTCTTGATGTGCTGGATGACGGCGTTGTCGAGCTCGTCGCCGGCCACCCGGATGGACTGCGCGGTGACGATGCCGCCGAGCGAGATCACGGCGACCTCGGTGGTGCCGCCGCCGATGTCGACCACCATGTTGCCGGTGGGCTCGTGCACCGGGAGGCCCGCGCCGATCGCGGCGGCCATCGGCTCCTCGATGATGTGCACCTGGCGCGCCCCGGCCTGCCGGGACGCCTCGATGACGGCGCGTCGTTCCACCCCGGTGATGCCGCTGGGCACGCAGACCACGACCCGGGGGCGGGCCAGGTAGCGCCGGCGGTGGATCTTCAGGATGAAGTAGCGGAGCATCCGCTCGGTGATCTCGAAGTCGGCGATCACGCCGTCCTTGAGCGGGCGGATGGCGACGATGTTGCCGGGCGTGCGCCCGATCATCTTCTTCGCCTCGGAGCCGACGGCGAGGATGCCGCCGGTGTTGGTGTTGACAGCGACCACTGACGGTTCGTTGAGGACGATCCCGCGGCCCCTGACGTACACGAGCGTGTTGGCGGTGCCGAGGTCGACAGCCATGTCACGACCGATGAACGACATGCTGTTGTTCGCCATGGGCTTGGGGGGCCTTCCCGA
The Streptacidiphilus albus JL83 genome window above contains:
- a CDS encoding rod shape-determining protein; protein product: MSFIGRDMAVDLGTANTLVYVRGRGIVLNEPSVVAVNTNTGGILAVGSEAKKMIGRTPGNIVAIRPLKDGVIADFEITERMLRYFILKIHRRRYLARPRVVVCVPSGITGVERRAVIEASRQAGARQVHIIEEPMAAAIGAGLPVHEPTGNMVVDIGGGTTEVAVISLGGIVTAQSIRVAGDELDNAVIQHIKKEYSLLLGERSAEQIKMTIGSAFPIDGDKEEHSEIRGRDLVSGLPKTVVISAAEVRQAIEEPVNAIVDAVKTTLDQCPPELAGDVMDRGIVLTGGGALLRGLDERLRRETGMPVHIAENPLDSVALGAGKCVEEFEALQQVLDSQPRR
- the mreC gene encoding rod shape-determining protein MreC, which produces MRDTRESRLLLVLLVAVAFALITVDIRGGDHSPLNGARDTAASVLGPVETGVAGAVQPVSDAFRSLRESGTSGDRIRALEQQNARLKQQVSSSDLVQSRSAELTKLLGVAGAGQYTIKAAQVVAIGAAQGFSWTVTIDIGSNDGISRDMTVINGDGLVGRVTTVSPETSTVLLASDPDFGVGTRMEGSGEIGFATGQGNGPMRVELLNGQARVRTGDRLVTFGSQNDRPFVPGVPVGTVVRVENTPGQLTRTVLVQPFVSFTTLDLVGVVVQPPATDPRYAVLPAKPATGH